Proteins found in one Bremerella volcania genomic segment:
- the infC gene encoding translation initiation factor IF-3, whose translation MRNTSRDRDRDQNRDQTRINDRIRISPIRVIAADGEQLGVLPTDEALSIAREAGLDLVEVAPGAKPPVCRIMDYGKYKYQQSKKQHKNQSHHTKTKEIRLRPKTGDHDIEFKVKQAISFLKHKDKVQVSIQFKGREMAHVEEGHRVMAQVIELLSEVGKVESPPKQMGRRIMATVSPKAG comes from the coding sequence CTGCGAAATACGTCTCGCGATCGAGACCGCGACCAGAATCGCGACCAGACTCGAATCAACGATCGCATTAGAATCTCACCTATTCGAGTCATTGCTGCTGATGGAGAACAGTTAGGCGTTCTGCCCACTGATGAAGCCTTGTCCATTGCTCGAGAAGCAGGATTAGATCTGGTCGAAGTTGCCCCTGGCGCTAAGCCGCCGGTGTGCCGCATCATGGACTACGGCAAGTACAAGTACCAACAAAGCAAAAAGCAACACAAGAACCAGTCGCACCACACCAAGACGAAAGAAATTCGTCTGCGTCCCAAGACAGGCGACCACGATATCGAGTTCAAGGTCAAGCAAGCGATTAGCTTCTTGAAGCACAAAGATAAAGTCCAGGTATCGATCCAATTCAAGGGTCGCGAAATGGCTCACGTCGAAGAAGGCCATCGTGTCATGGCCCAAGTGATCGAACTTCTGTCGGAAGTAGGCAAAGTCGAATCACCACCCAAACAAATGGGACGCCGAATCATGGCGACGGTCTCCCCGAAAGCTGGCTAG
- a CDS encoding glycosyltransferase yields the protein MNSSVIITTHNRSYYLDKVLRGYLHQTVKPHQVVIADDGSTDDTPEVIQKYQEQAEFPIVHAWQPFGGMPQISKARNAATRFCTGEYLIYTDGDCIPDPMFVSDHQKLAKSGYFTQGRRNFLTYKAFESFHGTENTWQLFQHWLSGGLTKLHLLIHIPGFAVRSRGMKGIRGCNIAAWRSDVEAINGWNEEFVGFWREDSEFVTRLMRTGVKRQNALYSAILFHMEHEKFFNQEDFDRNNALWDKSKTGPIYIEKGMMPPPRLQPITADNAAPATSHKKAA from the coding sequence ATGAATTCTTCGGTCATCATCACCACGCACAATCGGTCGTATTACCTCGACAAAGTGCTGCGCGGTTACCTCCATCAAACCGTCAAACCACACCAGGTGGTGATCGCGGACGATGGATCGACCGATGATACGCCTGAGGTGATTCAAAAGTATCAGGAACAGGCCGAATTCCCGATCGTTCATGCCTGGCAGCCCTTTGGCGGCATGCCCCAGATCAGCAAGGCCCGCAATGCGGCTACCCGGTTTTGTACCGGCGAGTACCTGATCTATACCGACGGTGATTGCATCCCTGATCCGATGTTCGTTTCCGACCATCAGAAACTCGCCAAGTCGGGCTACTTCACCCAGGGACGCCGGAACTTTCTCACCTACAAAGCATTCGAGTCCTTTCACGGAACCGAGAACACCTGGCAACTCTTCCAGCATTGGCTTAGTGGCGGACTCACCAAGCTTCACCTGCTGATCCACATCCCTGGCTTTGCGGTTCGCAGCCGCGGCATGAAGGGAATCCGCGGATGTAATATCGCGGCGTGGCGAAGCGACGTCGAAGCCATTAACGGCTGGAACGAAGAGTTCGTCGGTTTCTGGCGCGAAGACAGCGAATTCGTCACCCGGCTGATGCGAACCGGCGTCAAGCGACAGAACGCCCTCTATTCGGCGATTCTGTTTCACATGGAGCACGAGAAGTTCTTCAACCAGGAAGACTTCGACCGCAACAATGCCCTGTGGGACAAGTCGAAGACCGGTCCGATCTATATCGAAAAGGGGATGATGCCACCTCCCCGGCTGCAACCGATCACCGCCGACAACGCTGCCCCGGCCACGTCCCATAAGAAAGCCGCGTAA
- a CDS encoding glycosyltransferase family 4 protein, with amino-acid sequence MHQANQPSSDPLTIAYLTAGGAGMFCGSCMRDNTVARAMHHLGHDVHLLPMYTPIRVDEEDVSEKTLFYGGINVYMEQNVPGYRFLPSLVTRWLDQEWIIRWATSRGIETSAKQLGALTLSVLKGKDGNQRKEAQRLAKWVSEELRPQVINFSNMMIAGTAPLLKEKVDCPILVTLQGDDIFMDDLPEPYRSQCFAQIRKLVEVVDGFIVFSHYYADYMAEYFGIPREKFHLVPLGIDLSDFPEKPEQHDASDRPPTIGYLARMAPEKGLHVLVDAFMHLREIPGLEDARLKIAGWAGPQQQPYLEEQFAKLRDSGHFGGCEYLGTVDRAGKLAFLHSIDVLSVPTVYREPKGLFVLEAWSAGVPVVQPNHGAFPELIAATGGGHLVPPEDPIALAEKLAEVLANRNALRELGASASAMVHAKFGANVAAAETIEIYRSLLAREAKA; translated from the coding sequence ATGCATCAAGCGAATCAACCATCTTCGGACCCGCTCACGATCGCCTACCTGACCGCTGGCGGGGCGGGCATGTTTTGTGGGAGCTGCATGCGCGATAACACGGTTGCCCGGGCCATGCATCACCTGGGGCACGACGTCCATTTGCTGCCGATGTATACGCCGATTCGCGTCGACGAAGAGGACGTCAGCGAGAAGACGCTGTTCTACGGCGGCATTAATGTCTACATGGAACAGAACGTCCCTGGGTATCGCTTTCTGCCAAGCCTGGTGACCCGCTGGCTCGACCAGGAGTGGATCATTCGCTGGGCGACCTCTCGTGGAATCGAGACCAGTGCCAAACAGCTCGGCGCGTTGACCCTTTCGGTATTAAAGGGAAAAGACGGCAATCAGCGGAAAGAAGCCCAGCGGCTGGCGAAGTGGGTCTCCGAGGAACTTCGTCCGCAGGTCATCAACTTCAGCAACATGATGATCGCCGGCACGGCGCCGCTGCTGAAAGAGAAAGTCGATTGCCCGATTCTGGTGACCCTGCAAGGGGACGACATCTTCATGGACGACCTGCCGGAGCCGTACCGCTCGCAGTGCTTTGCGCAGATTCGGAAGTTGGTCGAAGTCGTCGACGGCTTCATCGTCTTCAGTCATTACTATGCCGACTACATGGCCGAGTACTTTGGCATTCCGCGAGAAAAATTCCACCTGGTGCCGCTGGGAATCGATCTGAGTGACTTTCCCGAGAAGCCTGAGCAGCATGACGCGTCGGACCGCCCGCCCACCATTGGCTATCTCGCGCGAATGGCTCCCGAAAAGGGGCTGCACGTGCTGGTCGATGCGTTCATGCATTTGCGGGAGATTCCCGGTCTGGAAGATGCCCGACTGAAGATCGCCGGCTGGGCCGGACCGCAGCAACAGCCGTATCTTGAAGAGCAGTTCGCCAAGCTTCGCGATTCAGGACACTTTGGCGGATGCGAGTACCTGGGAACGGTCGATCGGGCCGGCAAGCTGGCCTTTCTGCATTCGATCGACGTCCTCTCGGTGCCGACGGTCTACCGCGAGCCGAAAGGTCTGTTCGTGCTGGAGGCCTGGTCGGCTGGCGTTCCGGTGGTGCAGCCCAATCATGGGGCGTTTCCTGAACTGATCGCCGCGACCGGGGGCGGTCACTTGGTGCCACCTGAAGATCCGATTGCCCTGGCGGAAAAGCTGGCCGAGGTACTCGCCAATCGCAATGCACTGCGAGAACTAGGTGCGTCGGCTTCGGCAATGGTCCACGCGAAATTCGGCGCTAATGTTGCCGCGGCCGAAACTATTGAGATCTATCGCTCGCTGCTTGCTCGCGAAGCGAAAGCATAG
- the rpmI gene encoding 50S ribosomal protein L35: MMPKMKTHKGTKKRFRITGKGKIKHRQCGTSHLANRMSHTRKRNLRGTTVLAEAESVALREALGKYSY, translated from the coding sequence ATCATGCCTAAGATGAAGACCCACAAGGGTACCAAGAAGCGCTTCCGCATCACCGGGAAGGGCAAGATCAAGCACCGTCAGTGCGGCACGAGCCACTTGGCTAACCGTATGAGCCACACGCGGAAGCGAAACCTCCGCGGCACAACCGTTCTGGCTGAAGCCGAATCGGTGGCTCTGCGCGAAGCGCTGGGCAAGTACAGCTACTAG
- the rplT gene encoding 50S ribosomal protein L20 produces MRTTYGKARHKSKKRLFKKAKGNRGGRGNLLRTVKETLIRAGVYAYRDRKVRKREFRKLWIIRLNAAARERGLRYSEFINGLKKAGIVLDRKVLSEMAIHDPGAFDAVAEQVKAALAA; encoded by the coding sequence ATGAGAACTACTTACGGCAAGGCACGCCATAAGTCTAAGAAGCGTCTTTTTAAGAAAGCCAAGGGGAATCGCGGTGGACGTGGCAATCTGCTGCGTACCGTGAAGGAAACCCTGATCCGTGCTGGCGTCTATGCCTATCGCGACCGTAAGGTCCGTAAGCGTGAATTCCGCAAGCTGTGGATTATCCGTCTCAACGCCGCCGCTCGCGAACGTGGCCTGCGTTACAGCGAATTCATCAACGGCCTGAAGAAAGCTGGTATCGTCCTGGACCGCAAGGTATTGTCGGAAATGGCAATCCACGATCCAGGTGCATTTGATGCCGTGGCCGAACAAGTCAAGGCTGCCCTGGCCGCCTAA
- the pheS gene encoding phenylalanine--tRNA ligase subunit alpha, translating into MSLNDFIKQLDDLVEAASTRFEDAINQVDKEILEETRIEYLGAKSGKLKEVQKGLGKVSKEDKPVAGKRFNEVKNRLEELFQSAADAITGGSGKKGKVEAIDVTLPGKRPRLGHIHPITQTIDELKDIMGRLGFSAVEGPEIEDDWHNFEALNIPLEHPARDPLDNFYLNVASTGTGGGNQLMRSQTSTVQIRVMENHKPPIRIVSLGRVYRPDEIDATHYAMFHQIEGLLVDTNVTMADLKYVLRLFASSYLGHDVEIRFRPSFFPFTEPSVEVDMRWQDTWLEFGGAGMVDPNVLKAVGYDPEEVTGFAFGLGVERLCMRRHGINDIRYLYDSNTKFLAQF; encoded by the coding sequence ATGTCACTCAACGATTTCATCAAACAACTGGACGATCTGGTCGAAGCCGCGTCAACCCGTTTCGAGGACGCCATCAACCAGGTCGACAAAGAGATCCTCGAAGAGACTCGCATCGAATACCTGGGCGCCAAGAGTGGCAAGCTCAAGGAAGTCCAGAAGGGGCTCGGCAAAGTCTCGAAAGAAGACAAGCCGGTTGCCGGTAAACGCTTTAACGAGGTGAAGAACCGCCTGGAAGAACTTTTCCAATCGGCCGCCGACGCCATTACCGGCGGCAGTGGCAAGAAGGGGAAGGTCGAAGCGATTGATGTGACCTTGCCGGGCAAGCGTCCGCGTCTGGGGCACATTCATCCGATTACCCAGACGATTGATGAACTGAAAGACATCATGGGCCGGCTCGGCTTCTCGGCTGTGGAAGGTCCCGAGATCGAAGACGACTGGCACAACTTCGAAGCCCTCAACATTCCGCTCGAGCACCCGGCTCGCGATCCGCTGGACAACTTCTATTTGAACGTTGCTTCCACCGGCACCGGCGGCGGCAATCAATTGATGCGCAGCCAGACGTCGACGGTTCAGATCCGCGTGATGGAGAATCACAAGCCGCCGATTCGCATCGTTTCGCTCGGTCGCGTTTATCGTCCGGACGAAATCGACGCGACCCACTACGCGATGTTCCATCAAATTGAAGGTCTGCTGGTTGACACTAACGTCACGATGGCCGACCTCAAGTACGTGCTGCGGCTGTTCGCTTCGAGCTATCTCGGACACGACGTGGAAATCCGTTTCCGTCCCAGCTTCTTCCCATTTACCGAACCGAGTGTGGAAGTCGACATGCGTTGGCAAGATACCTGGCTCGAGTTCGGTGGAGCCGGCATGGTCGATCCGAACGTGCTCAAAGCCGTTGGCTACGATCCGGAAGAGGTGACCGGGTTCGCGTTTGGCTTAGGCGTGGAACGTCTTTGCATGCGACGTCACGGCATCAACGACATCCGCTATTTGTACGACAGCAACACGAAGTTCCTGGCCCAGTTCTAA
- the pheT gene encoding phenylalanine--tRNA ligase subunit beta — MLVSWDWLKQYLDLDVSEAEVCDRLTLAGLNFDGSSTVDNDRCLDLEVTSNRPDWLGHIGIAREVGVLFDLDLKVPSADVSKITSGAACPMIVQIEDEDFCPRYIARSITGVTIGDSPAWMVNRLRTIGIPTINNVVDATNYVLMEIGQPLHAFDMNKLTGDTIRVRKATHDEKFLAIDHREYQLTSDDYVIADKSGAVAIAGVMGGKETEVNELTTDLLIEAAQFAALPVRTTSRRLKLKSDSSYRFERGVDPEMIDWASRRCCELIVDTAGGEVCEGHVYAGSEPSARHTVTLRFSQIPRILGIHVAEVEVRRILERLGNEVTRQNEKEITVIPASWRRDLDREVDLVEEVARIHGYDQIPEHAGVSLSASHQSDLDRVRNKVRMGMLGMGFDETLTRSIVSDVWSKAFQGWSLAEPLTTSMPMVKGEDRLRVSLIPSLLGARRNNEKFSYTDIDLYEIAKVYLPKPKALPDERYMVGITSGRDFFELKGVIEGLIGMLNPNVRITTMPYTDPLFAEGQGAHLIVDGTTMGYIGVVCDKARKAFGLQQPATVAELDLGALMKLAVLIPQHQDFSTHPAMNRDLNLIVDEDVSWSKLQDISYLAGGELVDTVTFQEIFRDPRKDGPGKKRVLFTVTLQAYNRTLTGEEADATIAQILAACDKQTGAKLLA; from the coding sequence ATGCTCGTTTCCTGGGATTGGCTGAAGCAGTACCTCGATCTGGACGTTAGCGAAGCGGAAGTCTGCGATCGTTTGACCTTGGCCGGATTGAATTTCGACGGCTCCTCGACGGTCGACAACGACCGCTGCCTGGACTTGGAAGTCACCAGCAACCGGCCCGACTGGCTGGGGCATATCGGCATTGCCCGCGAAGTCGGCGTGCTGTTCGATCTCGACTTGAAGGTCCCTAGCGCGGACGTCTCGAAGATTACCAGCGGTGCGGCCTGCCCGATGATCGTTCAAATCGAGGACGAAGACTTCTGCCCACGGTACATCGCCCGCAGCATTACCGGGGTGACCATTGGCGACAGCCCGGCCTGGATGGTCAATCGCCTGCGCACGATCGGCATTCCCACGATCAACAACGTGGTCGATGCCACCAATTACGTGCTCATGGAAATCGGCCAGCCGCTGCATGCGTTCGACATGAACAAGCTTACCGGGGACACGATTCGCGTTCGCAAAGCGACGCACGACGAGAAGTTCCTCGCCATCGACCACCGCGAATACCAACTAACCAGCGACGATTACGTGATCGCTGATAAAAGCGGCGCCGTGGCGATTGCCGGCGTGATGGGTGGTAAAGAGACCGAAGTCAACGAACTGACGACCGACCTCTTGATCGAAGCCGCCCAGTTCGCTGCCCTGCCGGTTCGCACGACTTCGCGCCGACTGAAGCTGAAGAGTGATTCTTCGTACCGTTTCGAACGTGGCGTCGATCCCGAGATGATCGATTGGGCCAGCCGCCGCTGCTGCGAGTTGATCGTCGATACGGCCGGCGGTGAAGTCTGTGAAGGACATGTCTATGCCGGCTCCGAGCCCAGTGCTCGTCATACGGTCACGTTGCGGTTTTCGCAGATTCCCCGGATCTTAGGCATTCACGTTGCTGAGGTGGAAGTTCGCCGTATTCTGGAACGTCTGGGAAACGAAGTCACTCGGCAAAACGAGAAAGAGATCACGGTGATTCCCGCCAGTTGGCGGCGCGATCTGGATCGCGAAGTCGACCTGGTCGAAGAAGTGGCTCGTATTCATGGTTACGACCAGATTCCCGAACACGCCGGCGTTTCCCTGAGTGCCTCGCATCAGAGCGACCTGGATCGGGTGCGCAACAAGGTTCGCATGGGAATGCTGGGCATGGGATTCGATGAAACCCTGACCCGCAGCATCGTGAGCGACGTCTGGTCGAAGGCCTTCCAAGGCTGGTCCCTCGCCGAGCCGCTGACCACCAGCATGCCGATGGTCAAGGGGGAAGATCGCCTGCGTGTGAGCCTGATCCCCAGCCTGCTGGGCGCTCGACGCAACAACGAAAAGTTCAGCTACACCGACATCGACCTATACGAGATCGCCAAGGTTTACCTTCCCAAGCCGAAGGCGCTCCCGGATGAACGGTACATGGTCGGCATCACCAGCGGACGTGACTTCTTCGAACTGAAGGGAGTTATCGAAGGTCTGATTGGCATGCTCAATCCGAACGTGAGGATCACCACGATGCCCTACACCGATCCACTGTTCGCCGAAGGGCAGGGGGCTCATCTAATCGTCGACGGTACCACGATGGGTTACATCGGAGTTGTGTGCGACAAGGCCCGCAAGGCATTTGGTCTTCAGCAGCCAGCCACCGTCGCGGAGCTTGACTTGGGAGCGTTGATGAAGCTGGCCGTTCTCATCCCGCAGCATCAAGACTTCAGCACGCACCCGGCGATGAATCGCGACTTGAACTTGATCGTCGACGAAGACGTCAGCTGGTCGAAACTGCAGGACATCAGTTATTTGGCCGGTGGCGAACTCGTCGATACCGTTACGTTTCAAGAGATCTTCCGCGATCCCAGGAAGGATGGCCCCGGCAAGAAGCGGGTCCTCTTTACGGTCACGCTTCAAGCCTACAACCGCACACTCACAGGCGAGGAAGCCGACGCGACGATCGCCCAGATTTTGGCGGCCTGCGACAAGCAGACCGGCGCGAAGCTATTGGCCTAG
- a CDS encoding carboxypeptidase M32, which translates to MADHQQIFDQLCDHYRETAKLENINSLLGWDERVLLPENAGAYRADQITLLSGMIHDRNTDPKIGAWLEELHESPLTEEPNTPAEATIRRIKSDYLKQVKLPKRLVEEFSHARIIGQQTWVKARAENNFGTFEPILDKLISLSRETAEAIGYQGEQYDALLDFYEPEAKTAQVRGVLETLKDQLVPLVAEIKESGRTPNMDILKRHYPIAQQEILGKSAASQIGFDFSAGRLDVTHHPFCTTIGPYDIRITTRYDENFFPSAFFSTLHEAGHGLYEQGLPKNWFGLPPGNAASLGIHESQSRLWENIVGRSYAFWSHFYSDARKMFPDALSDVPIGDFHFAINEVTPSLIRVEADEATYNLHIIIRFELEQALLSGDLPVKDLPGAWNEKYTQQLGITPTSDADGCLQDVHWSAGLMGYFPTYSLGNIYSAQLLEQAREDLGDLDGMFAAGEFMPLLDWLRENVHQHGECYPGAELVERVCGDPIDSTPLIRYLRAKLGPLYGIEH; encoded by the coding sequence ATGGCAGACCACCAGCAAATCTTCGATCAACTGTGCGACCACTATCGCGAAACAGCCAAGCTAGAGAACATCAATTCGCTGCTGGGCTGGGACGAACGAGTTCTTCTGCCCGAGAACGCTGGTGCTTATCGAGCCGATCAAATCACGCTCCTCTCCGGCATGATTCACGACCGGAACACCGATCCCAAGATCGGAGCCTGGCTGGAAGAACTTCACGAGTCTCCTCTCACCGAAGAGCCCAACACCCCGGCCGAAGCGACGATTCGCCGCATCAAAAGTGACTATTTGAAACAGGTCAAGTTGCCCAAGCGACTCGTCGAAGAGTTCAGCCACGCCCGAATCATCGGTCAGCAGACGTGGGTGAAAGCGCGCGCGGAGAATAACTTCGGAACGTTCGAGCCGATCCTCGACAAACTGATCAGCTTGAGCCGCGAAACGGCCGAGGCCATTGGCTACCAGGGCGAACAGTACGACGCGCTGCTCGACTTTTACGAGCCCGAAGCCAAGACGGCCCAGGTACGCGGCGTGCTTGAAACGCTGAAGGATCAACTCGTTCCGCTGGTGGCGGAAATCAAAGAGAGTGGGCGCACACCCAACATGGATATCCTGAAGCGGCACTATCCGATCGCTCAACAGGAGATCCTCGGCAAGTCGGCGGCCTCGCAAATTGGCTTCGATTTTTCGGCCGGTCGGCTCGATGTGACGCATCATCCGTTCTGCACGACGATCGGTCCCTACGATATTCGGATCACCACGCGTTACGACGAGAACTTCTTCCCCTCGGCCTTCTTCTCGACCCTGCATGAAGCAGGCCACGGTTTGTACGAGCAAGGTCTGCCGAAGAATTGGTTTGGCCTACCGCCCGGCAATGCGGCCTCGCTTGGCATTCACGAGTCGCAGTCACGGCTATGGGAAAACATCGTCGGCCGAAGCTATGCGTTCTGGAGCCACTTCTATAGCGACGCCAGGAAGATGTTCCCCGATGCCCTGTCCGACGTCCCGATTGGTGACTTCCATTTTGCGATCAATGAAGTCACTCCGTCGCTGATTCGCGTGGAAGCGGACGAAGCGACCTATAATCTACACATTATTATCCGCTTCGAGCTGGAACAGGCACTGCTTTCAGGTGACCTGCCGGTGAAAGATCTGCCAGGTGCCTGGAACGAGAAGTATACCCAACAGTTGGGCATCACGCCGACCAGCGACGCCGATGGCTGCCTGCAAGACGTCCACTGGAGCGCCGGCTTGATGGGCTACTTCCCCACATATAGCCTGGGCAATATTTACTCGGCTCAGCTACTGGAACAGGCTCGCGAAGACCTGGGAGACCTGGACGGCATGTTTGCCGCCGGAGAGTTCATGCCGCTGCTGGATTGGCTGCGCGAGAACGTCCACCAGCATGGCGAGTGCTACCCGGGTGCCGAGCTGGTCGAACGCGTTTGTGGCGATCCAATCGATTCAACCCCGTTGATTCGCTACCTTCGCGCGAAACTCGGCCCGCTTTACGGCATCGAACATTAA
- the bshB1 gene encoding bacillithiol biosynthesis deacetylase BshB1 gives MKTPTPLDILVIAPHPDDAELGMAGAILKFKAEGKKVGILDLTSGEPTPYGSLEKRAAETAAATEILGVDWRDNLGLPNRSLEATLAAREKLASVIRLLRPSWLFAPYWEDAHPDHLAATQLVDAARFWSKLSKTDMPGEPFHPQRIYNYYCVHLKMTPQPAFVLDVSEYWEQKLASIRCYHSQFIEGRPTEYPTFLDKLHDEASYWGKVIGTRYGEPFTSREPIGMRSMSSLV, from the coding sequence ATGAAAACCCCCACACCGCTCGACATCCTGGTGATTGCCCCCCATCCTGACGATGCCGAGCTGGGCATGGCAGGTGCCATCCTCAAATTCAAGGCCGAGGGGAAGAAGGTCGGCATCCTCGATCTGACCTCCGGCGAGCCGACCCCGTATGGCAGCTTGGAAAAACGGGCCGCCGAAACGGCCGCTGCGACCGAGATTCTGGGGGTCGACTGGCGTGATAACCTGGGGCTTCCCAACCGCAGCCTGGAAGCGACGCTAGCAGCCCGCGAGAAGCTGGCTTCGGTCATTCGACTGCTGCGGCCGAGCTGGCTGTTCGCTCCTTACTGGGAAGACGCCCATCCCGATCACCTGGCGGCCACGCAGTTGGTCGACGCGGCCCGCTTCTGGTCGAAGCTCAGTAAGACAGACATGCCCGGCGAGCCCTTTCACCCGCAGCGAATTTACAACTACTACTGCGTCCACTTGAAGATGACTCCGCAGCCGGCGTTCGTGCTCGACGTCAGCGAGTACTGGGAACAGAAGCTGGCCTCGATCCGCTGTTATCACAGCCAGTTCATCGAAGGGCGACCGACCGAGTACCCTACGTTTCTCGACAAGTTGCACGACGAAGCATCGTACTGGGGCAAAGTAATCGGCACGCGCTACGGCGAGCCGTTCACGTCGCGCGAGCCGATCGGCATGCGCAGCATGAGTTCGCTGGTTTAG
- the xerC gene encoding tyrosine recombinase XerC: MIDRVANSSSQGLRTVIDSYLRYLQVERNASDLTIKSYGEDLDALAEYLEESFALEPAPSEVTTLDLRGYVSAVSEAGYSSSTVARRLASMRSFFKFAQRQQLVEKNPAKPLRNPRKSQKLPHFLTTDEIGTLLNAPPRSSSAGIRDRAMLETTYSAGLRVSELVGINENDLDLRDGLVRVRGKGRKERLAPLGSYALVALEKWLDIRQLSPKSEKLKERPVFLNKFGNRITTRSVGRMLEKYLKESGLDLRTSPHTLRHSFATHLLDAGADIRSVQELLGHKSLVTTQIYTHLSTATLKGVYELAHPRAKA, encoded by the coding sequence GTGATTGATCGCGTCGCAAATTCCTCGTCGCAGGGCTTGCGTACTGTCATTGATAGCTACCTCCGCTATCTCCAGGTCGAGCGAAACGCGTCCGACCTGACGATCAAAAGCTACGGCGAAGACCTCGACGCCTTGGCGGAATATCTCGAAGAGAGTTTCGCCCTGGAGCCTGCCCCCAGCGAAGTCACGACGCTCGATCTCCGTGGGTATGTTTCCGCCGTTTCCGAGGCAGGCTACTCCAGCAGTACCGTGGCTCGGCGATTGGCCTCGATGCGAAGCTTTTTCAAGTTCGCCCAGCGGCAACAACTGGTTGAAAAGAACCCGGCGAAGCCTCTGCGAAATCCGCGAAAGAGCCAGAAGCTTCCTCACTTTCTGACCACCGACGAAATCGGCACGCTGCTGAACGCTCCACCGCGTTCTTCTTCCGCTGGAATTCGTGACCGGGCAATGCTCGAAACCACCTACAGCGCCGGGCTGCGCGTGAGCGAACTGGTCGGCATCAACGAGAACGACCTCGATCTTCGCGACGGACTGGTTCGCGTCCGCGGCAAAGGGCGCAAAGAACGGCTGGCTCCACTTGGGTCGTACGCGCTGGTGGCCCTGGAAAAGTGGCTCGACATTCGCCAACTCAGCCCCAAGAGTGAGAAGCTGAAAGAGCGTCCTGTCTTTCTCAACAAGTTCGGCAATCGCATCACGACACGAAGTGTCGGGCGGATGCTTGAGAAATACTTGAAAGAGTCGGGGCTCGATCTAAGAACCAGCCCCCACACGCTGCGGCATAGCTTTGCGACGCATCTGTTGGATGCCGGCGCCGACATTCGCAGCGTACAGGAACTTCTGGGGCACAAGAGCCTGGTCACCACGCAGATCTATACCCACTTGAGCACGGCGACCTTGAAGGGTGTTTATGAGCTGGCTCATCCGCGCGCCAAAGCTTAA
- a CDS encoding DUF4261 domain-containing protein gives MGVSLSMIALNRGSKLSWKAFEEDLASSWPTLPSPTDVKKEENTLSFDIGHQSIAMGMMPGPIPEDSWATPQRQTWIWPDAVEELQDHKTHLIVTAVGDGTPLEQAQLLTMVTASLVVACGQPAGILWGDAGLMVSPDVFRDIALEALPAELPLCIWVAVFLGKNEDGTTVGFTRGLQSLDVMDFVTEDATDEPADLCERFYGLADYLLENGPVIEDGHTIGDDAQERIRISFEQSPFGHECPIMRLKFSPQTGHSQFGLHS, from the coding sequence GTGGGAGTCTCGCTTTCGATGATCGCCCTCAATCGCGGTTCCAAGCTTTCTTGGAAAGCGTTCGAGGAGGATCTCGCCTCGTCATGGCCGACGTTGCCATCTCCAACGGATGTCAAAAAGGAAGAGAATACACTCTCCTTCGATATAGGTCACCAGAGTATCGCCATGGGGATGATGCCCGGACCAATCCCTGAGGATAGCTGGGCAACACCTCAGCGACAGACATGGATCTGGCCCGACGCGGTTGAAGAGTTGCAAGATCACAAGACTCATCTTATTGTTACCGCAGTTGGCGATGGTACGCCACTAGAACAAGCACAACTTCTGACCATGGTCACCGCTTCGCTGGTGGTTGCTTGCGGTCAGCCAGCTGGCATCCTATGGGGGGATGCCGGACTGATGGTTTCGCCGGATGTGTTTCGTGACATTGCCTTAGAAGCCCTACCGGCCGAGTTGCCGCTGTGCATCTGGGTGGCTGTCTTTCTGGGGAAAAACGAAGACGGAACGACGGTCGGCTTCACGCGTGGGCTGCAGTCGCTCGACGTGATGGACTTTGTCACCGAAGATGCCACCGACGAGCCTGCCGATCTGTGCGAACGCTTTTATGGCCTGGCCGATTACCTGCTGGAAAACGGACCGGTGATCGAAGATGGCCACACGATTGGGGATGACGCCCAAGAGCGAATTCGCATCTCGTTCGAGCAGTCCCCCTTTGGACACGAGTGTCCGATCATGCGTCTGAAGTTTTCGCCCCAGACGGGGCACTCGCAGTTCGGTCTGCACTCTTAA